Proteins co-encoded in one Malus domestica chromosome 09, GDT2T_hap1 genomic window:
- the LOC103411194 gene encoding uncharacterized protein isoform X2, producing the protein MLANLTITSEDYDPIPVEMGTRILRIVWNNLEDPLSQTVKQVHLIFDLFLDIRSTLHWSEGSERIRSFLQSIASDLLRLGPRCKGRYVPLGSLTKRLGAKTMLDMSPGLLFDTIRAYIDDDVCCALTSFLKILLEELRNECWSSDGVEGGYALYRGHCLPPILFGLASGVSKLRSNLNTYALPILLEVDEDSIFAMLAFISVGPSKGESQLSYPELCRGNMEPRVQQKVAILVSLLKVSRLLALLEGDIDYAVRENFGGPETNFPERHALVSIKGIKVEVRVEWLVLALTHVDDSLRVDAAETLFLNPKTASLPSHLELMLLKEAVPLNMRCCSTAFQMKWSSLFRKFFARVRTALERQFKQGRWEPLEHSNSNGMHLSIGSEHTEANRASDLFCFMRWLSSFLFFSCYPSAPYKRKIMAMELILIMLNVWSIVPATQEKNGSLCVEDCLYPYNRGMTLPDSTLLLVGSIIDSWDRLRENSFRILLHFPTPLPGISDQGMVQNVILWAKKLVCSPRVRETDAGALTLRLIFRKYVLQLGWTVRASVNVACLSGLESGDNQTYNSGYPVMEYIRSLIEWLDVSIEEGEKDLSEACQNSFVHGVLLTLRYAFEELDFNSDIAQSSISEMRHSLEKLLELVMRITSLALWVVSADAWHLPEDMDEVVVDDDDSFLSEVPDEVEVKTSLLEDEDKNYKFVQNNRRSEQSVMVGCWLAMKEVSLLLGTITRKIPLPSTPSSESLDSETTSSCASVMMASDAMLDVKQLERIGNHFLEVLLKMKHNGAIDKTRAGFTALCNRLLCSNDPRLCKLTESWMEQLMDRTVAKGQTVDDLLRRSAGIPAAFIALFLSEPEGAPKKLLPRALRWLIDVANASFVGLVETNNSNGDMGKLPSIKSDKVFESAVSSDIDISDKVSKIRDEGVIPTVHAFNVLRAAFNDTNLAADTSGFSAEAMIVSVRSFSSPHWEVRNSACLAYTALVRRMIGFLNVQKRESSRRALTGVEFFHRYPLLHPFLIKELKAATVLLGDGISGQSESNLENAVHPSLCPVLILLSRLKPSTIASDTGDDVDPFLLMPFIRKCSTQSNLRVRVLASRALAGLVSNEKLPSVLLNIVSELPRRDDQATWTPELSLLFDKTRRRQQSSYNWTHGILLQLSSLLDTNCRNLADSSKKDQILGDLFQALLAHSWIGKPRLCPCPILNASFLNLLDHMLSIARTCHTSKNVYALRNLLLELSTECLDVKASNGRSYYDPTMAELRQQAAVSYFSCVFQASDKMAEEVFQTPQRYSQSNSRFMEIPEMENSFAGLQERLVRSLSDSEYEVRLATLKWLLKFITSTESGHESHDNSSEIRVIQHWFRTNLQTTVVNLLDMEKYHRCSYYILRILFTWNTLQFQKLGDVKCTETIYIGSMECDSVFLLWDKLISLYKFTRHAKAQQTLICCFGICIKRFAGLLTTSVLSDNSDSDRLEKLTRLYGIISFFTNVIMKHSASSEPINMRMAAAESIIASGLLEQAELIGYTVFNNRIPSENPCSTFEPKEAVNFYAHQILDIWFTCIQLLEDEDDEIRERLAMGIQGCFTSKRSGSSHGGVVPTQVEKVIGSCFEHLSSVFGHWIGYFDYLLRWVLNASNREVPKGDLVRQVFDKEIDNHHEEKLFICQLCCSQLDKLRISKSWAADFRNKQQFSDYLHDWRLRFSCQLTSFAKDRIAKLGGADWVGGAGNHKDAFLPLYANLLAFYALSNCIFNGKTGDNKHLQSDVAKLGKAIDPFLRNPLISNLYLLVVKSHEDAVGSNGDDLVPKLGEGAVWEGFNPHFLLR; encoded by the exons CAAGGGAAGATATGTTCCTTTGGGTTCACTGACCAAGAGATTAGGTGCAAAAACTATGTTGGATATGAGTCCTGGCTTGCTATTTGACACTATACGTGCGTACATTGATGATGACGTGTGCTGTGCTCTCACATCATTTTTGAAGATTTTACTTGAGGAATTGCGTAACGAGTGTTGGAGCAGTGATGGTGTTGAAGGTGGTTATGCACTTTATAGGGGGCATTGTCTGCCTCCAATTTTGTTTGGACTTGCTTCTGGGGTTTCAAAGCTCCGTTCTAATTTGAACACTTATGCTCTGCCAATTTTACTTGAAGTGGATGAGGACAGTATATTTGCTATGCTTGCTTTTATTTCAGTTGGTCCGAGCAAGGGTGAAAGTCAACTGTCATATCCTGAGCTCTGTCGTGGAAACATGGAACCGAGAGTTCAACAGAAGGTGGCCATCTTAGTTTCATTGCTGAAGGTATCTCGTTTACTTGCATTGCTCGAAGGGGACATTGATTACGCAGTACGTGAAAATTTTGGTGGACCGGAGACAAATTTCCCCGAACGACATGCTCTTGTTTCTATCAAGGGGATAAAGGTTGAAGTTCGTGTTGAGTGGCTAGTGCTGGCATTGACCCATGTTGATGATTCATTACGCGTGGATGCTGCAGAGACACTTTTCTTGAATCCCAAGACAGCTAGTTTACCTTCCCATTTAGAACTCATGTTATTAAAGGAAGCAGTGCCATTGAACATGAGGTGTTGCTCTACAGCTTTCCAAATGAAGTGGAGTAGCTTGTTCAGAAAGTTTTTTGCTCGGGTCCGAACAGCATTAGAGAGACAATTTAAGCAGGGACGCTGGGAACCCCTGGAACATAGTAACAGCAATGGAATGCATCTTTCAATTGGAAGTGAACATACTGAAGCTAACAGAGCAAGCGATCTTTTTTGTTTCATGAGGTGGTTAAGTTCATTTCTATTTTTCTCTTGCTATCCTTCTGCACCTTATAAGAGAAAAATAATGGCAATGGAGCTCATTCTAATAATGCTCAATGTTTGGTCTATTGTGCCTGCTACTCAAGAGAAAAATGGTTCTTTATGTGTGGAAGACTGTCTCTATCCTTATAATAGAGGAATGACCTTACCTGATTCAACTTTGTTGTTAGTGGGATCCATAATTGATAGTTGGGACAGGCTGAGAGAGAATTCTTTTCGCATATTGTTACATTTTCCGACCCCACTTCCTGGAATTTCAGATCAAGGTATGGTCCAGAACGTGATTTTATGGGCTAAGAAATTAGTTTGCAGTCCACGAGTGAGAGAAACTGATGCTGGAGCTCTGACTTTAAGGCTGATTTTCAGGAAGTATGTCTTACAGCTAGGATGGACAGTCCGAGCTTCAGTTAATGTAGCTTGTCTCTCTGGCTTGGAAAGCGGAGATAATCAAACTTATAATTCTGGATATCCTGTGATGGAATATATAAGGTCACTGATTGAATGGTTGGATGTTTCCATAGAGGAAGGGGAGAAGGATCTTTCTGAAGCATGTCAGAACAGCTTTGTTCATGGGGTATTACTCACTCTACGATATGCTTTTGAGGAATTGGACTTCAACTCTGACATAGCACAGTCTAGTATCTCAGAGATGAGACATTCACTAGAgaagctcttggagcttgtaATGCGAATAACTTCTTTGGCACTTTGGGTCGTCTCTGCAGATGCTTGGCATCTCCCTGAGGACATGGATGAAgtggttgttgatgatgatgattctTTCCTATCAGAGGTTCCAGATGAGGTGGAGGTGAAAACATCTCTGTTGGAGGATGAagacaaaaattacaaatttgtccaGAATAACAGGCGATCAGAACAAAGTGTAATGGTTGGCTGTTGGCTTGCGATGAAAGAG GTGAGTCTTCTTTTGGGAACTATCACAAGAAAGATTCCTTTACCAAGTACCCCTTCCTCAGAATCATTAGATTCAGAAACCACCTCTTCTTGTGCTTCAGTTATGATGGCTTCGGATGCAATGCTTGATGTGAAACAACTTGAAAGAATTGGGAATCACTTCTTGGAAGTCCTTTTGAAGATGAAGCACAACGGTGCAATTGATAAAACGAGGGCCGGATTTACAGCTCTTTGCAACCGGTTACTTTGTTCAAATGATCCTCG ACTTTGCAAGTTAACAGAATCCTGGATGGAGCAGCTTATGGACAGAACCGTGGCCAAGGGTCAAACAGTGGATGACTTGTTAAGGAGAAGTGCAGGTATTCCTGCTGCGTTTATAGCACTGTTCCTCTCAGAGCCAGAAGGTGCACCTAAGAAACTTCTCCCACGAGCTTTACGGTGGCTCATAGATGTTGCTAATGCATCTTTTGTGGGTCTGGTTGAAACCAACAACTCTAATGGCGACATGGGTAAATTGCCCTCAATTAAGTCGGACAAAGTTTTTGAGTCTGCGGTCTCGTCAGATATAGATATTAGTGACAAGGTTTCAAAGATCCGTGATGAGGGTGTCATTCCTACTGTACATGCATTCAATGTCCTCAGGGCCGCCTTCAATGATACAAACCTGGCTGCTGATACCTCAGGTTTTTCTGCTGAGGCTATGATTGTTTCAGTTCGCTCCTTTTCTTCTCCCCACTGGGAGGTCCGGAATAGTGCTTGTCTGGCATACACTGCTTTGGTACGTCGCATGATTGGATTCCTTAATGTCCAAAAACGAGAGTCATCAAGGCGTGCGCTAACTGGGGTGGAATTTTTTCATCG GTATCCCTTATTGCATCCATTTCTAATCAAGGAACTGAAAGCTGCGACAGTGTTGCTTGGGGACGGGATATCTGGACAATCTGAATCCAACCTAGAAAATGCTGTGCACCCAAGCTTGTGCCCTGTCTTGATTCTGTTATCCAGGCTGAAGCCCTCAACAATCGCAAGCGATACTGGAGATGACGTGGATCCTTTTCTGTTAATGCCCTTCATTAGAAAGTGCTCAACACAAAGCAATCTAAGAGTCCGTGTTCTTGCATCTAGAGCTTTAGCGGGTCTGGTATCTAACGAGAAGTTGCCAAGTGTTCTCCTCAATATAGTATCCGAGTTGCCTAGAAGAGATGACCAAGCTACATGGACTCCTGAGTTGTCCCTATTATTTGATAAAACCAGAAGAAGACAACAGAGTTCTTATAATTGGACTCATGGAATTCTATTGCAGTTGAGCTCTCTCTTGGATACGAACTGTAGAAATCTGGCTGATTCCTCAAAGAAAGATCAGATTCTTGGTGATTTGTTTCAAGCTCTTTTAGCGCATTCATGGATCGGAAAACCCAGATTGTGCCCTTGTCCAATCCTCAATGCCTCTTTCCTAAATTTGCTGGATCACATGCTCAGTATTGCAAGGACGTGCCATACGAGCAAAAACGTTTATGCTCTCCGCAACCTACTTTTGGAGTTATCTACAGAATGCTTAGATGTAAAAGCTTCTAATGGGCGTTCGTATTATGATCCAACAATGGCAGAACTCCGACAACAAGCAGCAGTCTCCTATTTCAGTTGCGTGTTTCAAGCATCTGATAAAATGGCTGAAGAGGTTTTTCAGACGCCTCAGAGGTATTCTCAGAGTAATTCAAGATTTATGGAGATACCTGAAATGGAAAACTCTTTTGCGGGACTCCAGGAAAGGCTGGTCCGCTCTTTGTCGGATTCAGAATATGAAGTTCGACTTGCAACATTGAAGTGGCTGCTGAAATTCATAACATCAACAGAATCTGGTCATGAGTCCCATGATAACAGCAGTGAGATTAGGGTTATTCAGCACTGGTTTAGAACTAACCTCCAAACGACAGTGGTTAATCTATTGGATATGGAGAAGTACCACAGATGCTCGTATTACATTCTGAGGATTCTATTCACTTGGAATACACTGCAGTTTCAGAAGCTTGGGGATGTAAAATGCACGGAAACAATTTACATTGGTAGTATGGAATGCGATTCTGTATTTCTGCTTTGGGATAAGTTGATTTCGTTGTACAAGTTCACGAGACATGCAAAAGCTCAACAAACACTCATCTGCTGCTTCGGAATCTGCATAAAGAGGTTTGCAGGTTTATTAACAACTTCTGTTCTTTCGGATAACAGTGACTCTGATCGGTTAGAAAAGTTGACCCGACTTTATGGCATAATTTCCTTTTTCACCAACGTAATTATGAAACATAGTGCCTCGTCTGAGCCAATAAACATGCGCATGGCAGCAGCAGAGTCTATCATAGCATCTGGTTTGCTAGAGCAAGCTGAGCTTATCGGTTACACTGTGTTCAATAACCGAATCCCTTCTGAAAATCCATGTTCTACTTTTGAACCAAAAGAAGCGGTGAATTTCTACGCACATCAAATACTAGATATATGGTTCACATGCATCCAGCTGCTGGAGGATGAAGATGATGAGATTAGAGAAAGGCTTGCCATGGGCATTCAAGGGTGTTTTACGAGCAAAAGATCCGGTAGCTCTCATGGTGGAGTAGTCCCGACGCAAGTGGAGAAAGTGATAGGATCTTGTTTTGAGCATCTATCTTCCGTCTTTGGCCACTGGATTGGGTATTTCGATTATCTTTTACGCTGGGTGCTGAATGCTTCAAATCGTGAGGTGCCGAAAGGAGATCTTGTGAGACAGGTATTTGATAAGGAAATTGACAATCATCACGAGGAAAAGCTGTTCATCTGTCAACTGTGTTGTTCTCAACTGGACAAGCTTCGAATTTCAAAATCTTGGGCGGCTGACTTTCGGAACAAACAACAGTTTAGTGATTATCTACATGATTGGAGGCTCAGATTTTCCTGCCAGTTGACCTCATTTGCCAAGGACCGCATTGCGAAACTAGGTGGAGCGGATTGGGTTGGTGGAGCGGGCAACCACAAGGATGCATTTCTGCCCCTGTATGCCAATTTGCTCGCCTTCTACGCCCTCTCGAATTGCATATTCAACGGGAAAACTGGCGATAACAAGCATCTACAGTCTGATGTTGCCAAACTCGGTAAAGCTATCGATCCGTTTCTTAGGAACCCTTTGATCTCTAACCTGTATTTGTTAGTGGTTAAATCGCACGAGGATGCAGTTGGTTCCAACGGTGACGACCTGGTTCCGAAATTGGGAGAGGGTGCGGTATGGGAGGGATTCAATCCCCATTTTCTTCTTAGGTAA
- the LOC103411195 gene encoding NAP1-related protein 2-like isoform X2 produces MVADAEKKAKLTERAPEDDAYHLDKEFVLSVEKLQEVQDELDKVDDEESDKILEIEQECNEIRRPVYVKRNEIIKTIPDFWLTSLMSHPVLCDILSEEDQKIFKYLNSIDVVDFKDDKMLGYSVTFNFNGNPYFQDTKLTKTFTFIDGETTKITGTPIKWKEGTGLANGVTDEKNGRKRPHVDESFFSLFDSAIEHDEMVEIIKNDLWPNPLKYFNNEVDEEDSEDDEMENGDEEEDDDEEDS; encoded by the exons ATGGTGGCGGACGCGGAGAAGAAGGCCAAGCTCACTGAGCGAGCTCCGGAGGACGACGCCTATCACTTGGACAAGGAGTTCGTGCTTTCCGTTGAGAAGTTGCAGGAGGTTCAGGACGAACTCGACAAG GTTGATGACGAAGAGAGTGACAAGATTTTGGAAATTGAGCAAGAGTGTAACGAGATACGCAGGCCCGTCTATGTGAAACGGAATGAGATAATAAAAACCATTCCTGACTTTTGGCTAACTTCT CTCATGAGCCATCCTGTGCTTTGTGATATTTTGAGTGAAGAAGACCAGAAG ATATTCAAGTATTTAAATTCTATTGATGTGGTGGACTTCAAAGATGATAAGATGTTAGGATACTCCGTCACATTC AACTTTAATGGCAATCCTTATTTTCAAGATACAAAGCTGACTAAAACTTTTACATTCATTGATGGTGAGACAACAAAAATTACTGGTACTCCCATCAAATGGAAGGAGGGCACG GGTCTTGCAAATGGAGTTACCGACGAGAAAAATGGAAGGAAACGACCACATGTTGATGAGAG CTTCTTCAGTTTGTTTGACTCAGCTATTGAACATGACGAG ATGGTTGAGATAATTAAGAACGATTTATGGCCCAATCCTCTAAAGTATTTTAATAAT GAGGTCGATGAAGAGGATTCTGAAGACGATGAAATG GAGAATGGTGACGAAGAGGAAGACGATGACGAGGAAGATAGCTAG
- the LOC103411195 gene encoding NAP1-related protein 2-like isoform X1 yields the protein MVADAEKKAKLTERAPEDDAYHLDKEFVLSVEKLQEVQDELDKVDDEESDKILEIEQECNEIRRPVYVKRNEIIKTIPDFWLTSLMSHPVLCDILSEEDQKIFKYLNSIDVVDFKDDKMLGYSVTFNFNGNPYFQDTKLTKTFTFIDGETTKITGTPIKWKEGTGLANGVTDEKNGRKRPHVDESFFSLFDSAIEHDEMVEIIKNDLWPNPLKYFNNEADEEEVDEEDSEDDEMENGDEEEDDDEEDS from the exons ATGGTGGCGGACGCGGAGAAGAAGGCCAAGCTCACTGAGCGAGCTCCGGAGGACGACGCCTATCACTTGGACAAGGAGTTCGTGCTTTCCGTTGAGAAGTTGCAGGAGGTTCAGGACGAACTCGACAAG GTTGATGACGAAGAGAGTGACAAGATTTTGGAAATTGAGCAAGAGTGTAACGAGATACGCAGGCCCGTCTATGTGAAACGGAATGAGATAATAAAAACCATTCCTGACTTTTGGCTAACTTCT CTCATGAGCCATCCTGTGCTTTGTGATATTTTGAGTGAAGAAGACCAGAAG ATATTCAAGTATTTAAATTCTATTGATGTGGTGGACTTCAAAGATGATAAGATGTTAGGATACTCCGTCACATTC AACTTTAATGGCAATCCTTATTTTCAAGATACAAAGCTGACTAAAACTTTTACATTCATTGATGGTGAGACAACAAAAATTACTGGTACTCCCATCAAATGGAAGGAGGGCACG GGTCTTGCAAATGGAGTTACCGACGAGAAAAATGGAAGGAAACGACCACATGTTGATGAGAG CTTCTTCAGTTTGTTTGACTCAGCTATTGAACATGACGAG ATGGTTGAGATAATTAAGAACGATTTATGGCCCAATCCTCTAAAGTATTTTAATAAT GAGGCTGATGAAGAGGAGGTCGATGAAGAGGATTCTGAAGACGATGAAATG GAGAATGGTGACGAAGAGGAAGACGATGACGAGGAAGATAGCTAG
- the LOC103442805 gene encoding uncharacterized protein, with amino-acid sequence MVLGMDSLIRIGRRIYNYKHTIGNRSSARVSDDDRSKRCHSPARQLPRLMLRSTSRKLNNTHRKDHCFLSLSDEKIYKLSSPSCNNDCVGSIEGWLIVVDHEFVQPAEGFRSFQSLNNESRSSFGAIYFLNPTSRERVRVMLPSQFNFPCGKGNQQSFKFKKIVASSAPTSPHCVVAGLCSQDFDDQKKEKRLCSQGRLAICRPTDMSWTLIEGWDVRGLDFCDIEIIDGKLYAATREASEFIMAFDIEDAMKNVGHPNYAVENLVMRKPGPIPLQITTRDDGEIRDDVYLAKDAASKELFMIFRGNSFVREKDSIICWSDIKGCDNFVIPPETFGFQVFRLECAGNGHEWVIVSDLGDRILFVSKASNMFLSATDTVCEKTLERNCICFAFDNFCSSSPSRGRDIGVFSLTNKSIMNFNCLKDLRGELDAPPIWFTSNN; translated from the coding sequence ATGGTTCTGGGAATGGATTCATTAATCCGGATTGGGAGGAGGATCTATAACTATAAGCATACAATTGGTAATCGGTCATCGGCTCGAGTTTCCGACGATGATCGGAGCAAGCGTTGCCATTCTCCTGCTCGTCAACTTCCCCGGCTTATGCTCCGCTCCACTAGTCGAAAACTCAACAATACACATCGTAAAGATCATTGTTTTCTCAGTCTAAGCGACGAAAAGATTTACAAACTATCGAGTCCCTCTTGTAATAACGACTGTGTTGGGTCGATCGAGGGTTGGTTAATCGTGGTTGATCATGAATTCGTCCAGCCGGCCGAGGGTTTCAGATCATTCCAGTCATTGAATAACGAGAGCCGTAGTTCTTTTGGTGCTATCTACTTCTTGAATCCGACATCACGCGAACGAGTTAGAGTTATGCTTCCATCGCAATTCAACTTTCCTTGCGGCAAGGGCAACCAACAGTCCTTCAAGTTCAAGAAAATAGTAGCCTCTTCAGCACCAACGAGCCCGCATTGTGTTGTGGCAGGACTTTGTTCGCAAGACTTTGACgaccaaaaaaaggaaaaaagactTTGTTCACAAGGCCGTTTGGCAATTTGTAGGCCTACTGATATGTCATGGACTCTAATTGAAGGTTGGGATGTCCGAGGGCTCGACTTTTGCGACATAGAAATAATTGACGGGAAATTATACGCGGCAACAAGAGAGGCATCGGAGTTTATCATGGCGTTTGACATCGAAGATGCCATGAAAAACGTTGGTCATCCTAACTATGCTGTTGAAAATTTGGTTATGCGTAAGCCCGGGCCAATTCCTTTACAAATTACCACAAGGGACGATGGAGAAATCAGAGACGACGTTTACCTAGCAAAAGATGCTGCATCGAAGGAGCTGTTCATGATTTTCCGCGGTAATAGCTTTGTTCGTGAGAAGGATTCGATAATCTGTTGGTCGGACATCAAGGGTTGTGACAATTTCGTTATTCCGCCGGAGACTTTTGGATTTCAAGTGTTCAGGTTGGAGTGTGCTGGTAATGGTCATGAATGGGTGATAGTTTCGGACCTTGGCGATCGAATATTGTTTGTGAGCAAGGCTAGCAACATGTTCCTCTCTGCAACCGATACTGTTTGCGAGAAGACACTTGAGAGAAACTGCATTTGTTTTGCGTTCGATAATTTCTGCTCGAGTTCACCGTCGAGGGGGCGCGATATTGGGGTGTTTTCGTTGACAAACAAGAGCATCATGAACTTCAACTGCCTCAAGGATTTACGTGGAGAATTAGACGCTCCACCTATATGGTTCACATCAAATAATTGA